A window of the Cystobacter fuscus genome harbors these coding sequences:
- a CDS encoding TonB family protein: protein MTSSRFAPWSLLAVLLLSTTVQAQAYDGARREEVDAGVHTPVLTKPPELVRSVEAVYPSEAAAAGNMASVEMVITIDAQGAVSDAQVTRPVGDGFDEAALEAVRQFQFSPAEVDGVPAPIQVQYVYNFVLQPPKVEESAPPPPPPEATLTGQLLARGSRTRVEGATVRCGDDPEAPEAMSDAEGRFTLKVAPGECDVRVVASEYHLFTTKETLAPSETTEVIFYLMPKAPGFETVVRGAREKKEVVRRTLERQELQKVPGSFGDPIRVIQNLPGVARTPFGLGQLLVRGAAPDQTLTFFDGVEVPILFHLGGGPSVLNSEFIDRIDFYPGGFGARYGRAVGGAVDVATRKGSTDTLHGSVKVDLLDSGFFLESPITEGISISGAARRSYVDALLPLVLPKDPQGGSLLVLPRYWDYQVRMDFGAKRGSEPGEGGRHSGYVMAFGSDDLLTVVATGGGRNRDITVDTRTLFHRLKGDWTYRKGNFSSVLTPFAGYDLGRFAFGEIFLDANVWSLGLREDLALEVTPWLTARAGADVLFEHLVGEGQIPVIGGIQFPPFPGAEPRSEPQPLKRTANSFDGALYAELDVKAGPVTLTPGLRASAARVYGQSRSAFDPRLWVRFQPTEKTALKGSVGLYSQPPEAFNLDPAPLGNPNLLHERAFQTSLGVEQQITDLISIDVTGYFNRRYDLVVSPGNTVQNEDGSLTRYPYSNQGLGRAYGMEVLLRHAVTRDFFGWLAYTLNRSEQRRAGGDDPYWLTTFDQTHILTAVASYRLPWWGLELGARMRYVTGRPTTPLQHLFDRYDVDRNRYYGSYGETDSARFKPFQQLDLRLDKNWVFQRWTLNAYIDVQNVYNASNVEATFYDYRYREQFEVPGIPILPVIGVKGSF, encoded by the coding sequence GTGACCTCTTCTCGCTTCGCTCCCTGGTCGCTGCTCGCCGTCCTCCTGTTGTCTACCACCGTTCAGGCGCAAGCCTATGACGGGGCTCGCCGCGAGGAGGTGGACGCGGGCGTTCACACGCCCGTGCTCACGAAGCCTCCCGAGCTCGTCCGCTCCGTGGAGGCCGTCTACCCGTCCGAGGCCGCCGCGGCCGGCAATATGGCCTCGGTGGAGATGGTCATCACCATCGACGCGCAGGGCGCCGTGTCCGACGCGCAGGTCACCCGCCCCGTGGGGGATGGTTTCGACGAGGCGGCGCTCGAGGCGGTGCGCCAGTTCCAGTTCTCCCCGGCCGAGGTGGACGGGGTGCCCGCCCCCATCCAGGTGCAGTACGTCTACAACTTCGTCCTCCAGCCGCCCAAGGTGGAGGAGTCCGCGCCGCCGCCTCCTCCTCCCGAGGCGACCCTCACGGGGCAATTGCTGGCCCGGGGCAGCCGGACGCGCGTGGAGGGGGCCACGGTGCGCTGTGGGGACGACCCGGAGGCGCCCGAGGCCATGTCGGACGCCGAGGGTCGCTTCACCCTCAAGGTCGCCCCCGGCGAGTGTGACGTGCGCGTGGTGGCCAGCGAGTACCACCTCTTCACCACCAAGGAGACGCTCGCCCCCTCGGAGACGACGGAGGTCATCTTCTACCTGATGCCCAAGGCGCCGGGCTTCGAGACGGTGGTACGCGGCGCGCGCGAGAAGAAGGAAGTGGTGCGCCGCACCCTGGAGCGCCAGGAGTTGCAGAAGGTGCCGGGCAGCTTCGGAGACCCCATCCGTGTCATCCAGAACCTGCCGGGCGTGGCGCGTACCCCGTTCGGCCTCGGCCAGCTCCTGGTGCGCGGCGCGGCGCCGGATCAGACGCTCACCTTCTTCGATGGCGTCGAGGTGCCCATCCTCTTCCACCTGGGTGGTGGACCCTCGGTGCTCAACTCCGAGTTCATCGATCGGATCGACTTCTACCCGGGCGGCTTCGGCGCGCGCTACGGCCGGGCGGTGGGCGGCGCGGTGGACGTGGCCACGCGCAAGGGCTCCACCGACACGCTGCACGGCTCGGTGAAGGTGGACCTGCTGGACTCGGGCTTCTTCCTGGAGTCTCCCATCACCGAGGGCATCTCCATCTCCGGCGCGGCGCGGCGCTCCTATGTGGACGCGCTCCTGCCGCTCGTGTTGCCCAAGGATCCCCAGGGCGGCTCGCTGCTCGTGCTGCCGCGCTACTGGGACTACCAGGTGCGCATGGACTTCGGCGCCAAGCGCGGGAGCGAGCCCGGAGAGGGGGGACGCCACTCGGGCTATGTGATGGCGTTTGGCTCGGATGACCTGCTGACGGTGGTGGCCACGGGCGGTGGCCGCAACCGCGACATCACCGTGGACACGCGCACGCTCTTCCACCGGCTCAAGGGCGACTGGACGTACCGCAAGGGCAACTTCTCCTCCGTGCTCACCCCGTTCGCGGGGTACGACCTGGGCAGGTTCGCCTTCGGCGAGATCTTCCTCGACGCGAACGTCTGGTCGCTCGGATTGCGCGAGGACCTGGCGCTGGAGGTGACACCGTGGCTCACCGCGCGGGCCGGTGCGGACGTGCTGTTCGAGCACCTGGTGGGCGAGGGGCAGATCCCCGTCATCGGCGGCATCCAGTTCCCCCCCTTTCCCGGTGCCGAGCCGCGCTCGGAGCCGCAGCCCCTCAAGCGCACGGCCAATTCCTTCGATGGCGCGCTCTACGCGGAGCTGGACGTCAAGGCGGGTCCGGTGACGCTGACGCCCGGGCTGCGCGCCTCCGCCGCGCGCGTCTACGGGCAGAGCCGCTCCGCGTTCGATCCCCGGCTGTGGGTGCGCTTCCAGCCCACGGAGAAGACGGCCCTCAAGGGCAGCGTGGGCCTGTACAGCCAGCCGCCCGAGGCCTTCAACCTGGATCCCGCGCCGCTGGGCAATCCCAACCTGCTGCACGAGCGGGCCTTCCAGACGAGCCTGGGCGTGGAGCAGCAGATCACCGACCTCATCAGCATAGACGTCACGGGTTATTTCAACCGGCGCTACGATCTGGTCGTCTCGCCGGGCAACACGGTGCAGAACGAGGATGGTTCGCTCACCCGCTACCCCTATTCCAACCAGGGGCTCGGGCGCGCGTACGGCATGGAGGTGTTGTTGCGGCACGCCGTGACGCGCGACTTCTTCGGCTGGCTGGCCTACACCCTCAACCGCTCCGAGCAGCGGCGCGCGGGGGGAGATGATCCGTACTGGCTGACCACCTTCGATCAGACGCACATCCTCACGGCGGTGGCCAGCTACCGGCTGCCGTGGTGGGGCCTCGAGCTGGGCGCGCGCATGCGCTACGTCACCGGCCGGCCCACCACGCCGCTGCAGCACCTGTTCGACCGCTACGACGTGGACCGCAATCGCTACTACGGCTCCTATGGGGAGACGGACTCCGCGCGCTTCAAGCCCTTCCAACAGCTCGATCTGCGGTTGGACAAGAATTGGGTCTTCCAGCGCTGGACACTCAACGCCTACATCGATGTGCAGAATGTCTACAACGCCTCCAACGTGGAGGCGACCTTCTACGACTACCGCTACCGGGAGCAGTTCGAGGTGCCTGGCATCCCGATCCTCCCGGTCATCGGCGTCAAGGGGAGCTTCTGA
- a CDS encoding nicotinate phosphoribosyltransferase, translated as MGSPLLATDGYKFSMAEAGWPLRQETFYYSHRKGGQQVVPVDVESHVRALLPEPTEEDYAYLARNSYEMGAGFKAAIRKQRLIIRALPRGARFYAREPVFTLTGSSALVSWLEPLLLQLNFRIQVATQALADREALARALAVVSCEEEKRIALETLDAVGVAAVPITVDSEGYHARVLAVVKDLVEAVGDPSRIFEVGLRAATCLQQHEIAVSACREAGVMRTSNVYLAKKLGMIPVGTMGHEHVQRYGQDEAAFRAIRERRPERSSFLLDTYDTLGSGLPTAFRIIHEEPGAGDSIRFDSGDKKTQYTQAVSRAKAEGIKPVLILEDGLDAQATREFEALRRDFGWAPSQQFYGYGGFIVARTMACPFTRDRVAAVYKLARTGHSPTMKFGNELAEGKQSIPGTPVVFRRRGGSGPIGLIGQEGEPVPEGYELLSGAPADTSAPVGGEQRVAYTRTTQALVDELRLRHFPRGFPTPS; from the coding sequence ATGGGAAGTCCGCTGCTCGCGACGGACGGCTACAAGTTCAGCATGGCGGAGGCTGGCTGGCCGCTGCGTCAGGAGACGTTCTACTACTCGCACCGCAAGGGAGGGCAGCAGGTGGTGCCGGTGGACGTCGAGTCCCATGTGCGAGCCCTGCTGCCGGAGCCCACGGAAGAGGACTACGCCTACCTGGCCCGCAACAGCTACGAGATGGGGGCGGGCTTCAAGGCGGCCATCCGCAAGCAGCGGCTCATCATCCGGGCCCTGCCGCGCGGCGCGCGCTTCTACGCGCGCGAGCCGGTCTTCACCCTCACGGGCAGCTCGGCCCTGGTGTCGTGGCTGGAGCCACTGCTCTTGCAGCTCAACTTCCGCATCCAGGTGGCCACGCAGGCGCTGGCGGACCGCGAGGCGCTGGCGCGGGCGCTGGCCGTGGTCTCGTGCGAGGAGGAGAAGCGCATCGCCCTGGAGACGCTGGACGCGGTGGGCGTGGCCGCCGTGCCCATCACCGTGGACTCCGAGGGCTACCACGCGCGGGTGCTGGCGGTGGTGAAGGATCTGGTGGAGGCGGTGGGCGACCCGAGCCGCATCTTCGAGGTGGGGCTGCGCGCGGCGACGTGTCTGCAGCAGCACGAGATCGCCGTGAGCGCCTGCCGCGAGGCCGGAGTCATGCGCACGAGCAACGTGTACCTGGCGAAGAAGCTGGGGATGATTCCGGTGGGCACCATGGGCCACGAGCACGTGCAGCGCTACGGCCAGGACGAGGCGGCCTTCCGCGCCATCCGCGAGCGGCGTCCCGAGCGCTCCAGCTTCCTGCTGGACACGTATGACACCCTGGGCTCGGGTCTGCCCACGGCCTTCCGCATCATCCACGAGGAGCCGGGCGCGGGGGACTCCATCCGCTTCGACTCCGGGGACAAGAAGACGCAGTACACCCAGGCGGTGTCGCGCGCGAAGGCGGAGGGCATCAAGCCGGTGCTCATCCTCGAGGACGGTCTGGACGCGCAGGCCACGCGCGAGTTCGAGGCGCTGCGCCGCGATTTCGGCTGGGCGCCCTCGCAGCAGTTCTACGGGTACGGCGGGTTCATCGTGGCGCGCACCATGGCGTGCCCCTTCACGCGCGACCGGGTGGCGGCGGTGTACAAGCTGGCGCGCACGGGCCACTCGCCGACGATGAAGTTCGGCAACGAGCTGGCCGAGGGCAAGCAGAGCATCCCGGGCACGCCGGTGGTCTTCCGTCGCCGCGGTGGCTCGGGCCCCATCGGGCTCATCGGCCAGGAGGGGGAGCCCGTGCCCGAGGGCTATGAGCTGCTCTCCGGCGCGCCAGCGGACACCTCGGCGCCCGTCGGCGGCGAGCAGCGCGTCGCGTACACCCGGACCACCCAGGCGTTGGTGGACGAGCTGCGCCTGCGGCACTTCCCCCGCGGTTTCCCGACTCCCTCGTGA
- a CDS encoding helix-turn-helix transcriptional regulator produces MNQTGNYTSAMPATTVLDPRMEQMSAPASLGHRVECLRWVPPEHAFTWEHEVVADANVDLLLELTPERCRAVLYGPVTRPLHVATHAGRGYLMVHFHPGAMPRLVDASPAELVNEAVELRHVGGLSLDALGERLLSAGALGPMCEVLTPLLERTACPSGDSFDRVLRQLLSRPETPRPGDLAKALHLSPRTLQRAFKERVGFSPGTYTRITRLQHALGLLRTSEGGSLSDVAYRCGYADHAHMTREFRELTGRPPSAFRLPG; encoded by the coding sequence ATGAACCAGACCGGGAACTATACTTCGGCCATGCCCGCCACGACCGTCCTCGATCCGCGGATGGAGCAGATGTCCGCCCCCGCCTCGCTCGGGCACCGGGTGGAGTGCCTGCGGTGGGTTCCCCCGGAGCACGCCTTCACCTGGGAGCACGAGGTCGTCGCCGACGCCAACGTGGACCTGCTGCTGGAGCTGACGCCCGAGCGATGCCGGGCCGTCCTGTATGGCCCGGTGACCCGGCCCCTGCACGTGGCGACGCACGCGGGCCGGGGCTACCTGATGGTGCACTTCCACCCAGGTGCCATGCCCCGGCTCGTGGACGCCAGCCCCGCCGAGCTGGTCAACGAGGCGGTGGAGTTGCGGCATGTCGGTGGATTGTCCCTCGATGCGCTCGGCGAGCGCCTGCTGTCCGCGGGCGCTCTGGGACCCATGTGTGAAGTGCTCACGCCCCTGCTGGAACGGACCGCCTGCCCCTCCGGAGACAGCTTCGACCGGGTGCTGCGCCAACTGCTCTCCCGGCCGGAGACTCCACGCCCGGGCGACCTGGCGAAGGCCCTGCACCTCAGCCCACGCACCCTGCAACGCGCCTTCAAGGAGCGCGTGGGCTTCTCTCCGGGGACCTACACGCGCATCACGCGGCTCCAGCACGCGCTCGGCCTGCTGCGAACGAGCGAGGGCGGCTCGCTCTCGGACGTGGCGTACCGCTGTGGCTACGCGGACCATGCGCACATGACGCGGGAGTTCCGGGAGCTGACGGGCCGCCCTCCGAGCGCGTTCCGCCTTCCGGGCTGA
- the epmA gene encoding EF-P lysine aminoacylase EpmA: MPNSVQWRSAAARQALYGALRRFFTQRDYLEVDTPLLVPTPGMEPHITAFETPFVPETDVGRRRSLYLHTSPEYAMKRLLADGSGPLFQICKVFRNGEVSRTHNPEFTLLEFYRPQADYHAIMADLEGALAEADGAVGGDGFFTRTPYERVSVRDAVLRATGVDLRACPDGPSLKRAAEAAGVRTGDSVLYDDVFFHLFLQRVEGGLGQERPTFLTEYPASMASLARLKPGEPAVAERTELYARGLELANGFSELTDAGEQRARLLEEQEFRRNTGRAVYPLDERFLDAVGRMPPSAGIAVGLDRILMLMLGVASISDVLLFPAHEFVE; this comes from the coding sequence ATGCCCAATTCAGTGCAGTGGCGCTCGGCCGCCGCCCGGCAGGCCCTCTATGGCGCCCTTCGCCGGTTCTTCACCCAGCGTGACTACCTGGAGGTGGACACGCCCCTGCTCGTTCCCACCCCCGGGATGGAGCCCCACATCACCGCCTTCGAGACCCCCTTCGTCCCCGAGACGGACGTGGGTCGGCGCCGCTCGCTCTACCTGCACACCAGCCCCGAGTACGCCATGAAGCGGCTGCTCGCCGACGGGTCGGGTCCGCTGTTCCAGATCTGCAAGGTGTTCCGCAACGGCGAGGTGTCGCGCACGCACAACCCCGAGTTCACCCTGCTGGAGTTCTACCGGCCCCAGGCGGACTACCACGCCATCATGGCGGACCTGGAGGGGGCGCTGGCGGAGGCGGATGGCGCGGTGGGAGGGGATGGGTTCTTCACCCGGACGCCCTACGAGCGGGTGTCCGTGCGGGACGCGGTGCTCCGGGCCACGGGCGTGGACTTGCGCGCCTGCCCGGACGGGCCCTCGCTCAAGCGGGCGGCGGAGGCGGCCGGGGTGCGCACCGGGGACTCCGTGCTGTACGACGACGTCTTCTTCCACCTCTTCCTGCAACGGGTGGAGGGGGGCCTGGGACAGGAGCGTCCCACCTTCCTCACCGAGTACCCCGCGTCCATGGCCTCGCTGGCGCGGCTCAAGCCCGGGGAGCCCGCGGTGGCCGAGCGCACGGAACTCTATGCCCGGGGGCTGGAGCTGGCCAACGGCTTCTCCGAGCTGACGGACGCGGGGGAGCAGCGCGCCCGACTGTTGGAGGAGCAGGAATTCCGGCGGAACACGGGCCGGGCCGTCTATCCGCTGGACGAGCGCTTCCTGGACGCGGTAGGGCGGATGCCACCCTCGGCGGGTATCGCCGTGGGGCTGGATCGTATCCTGATGTTGATGTTGGGCGTGGCGTCCATTTCGGACGTGCTGCTGTTTCCCGCCCACGAATTCGTTGAGTGA
- a CDS encoding nicotinamidase produces MSLPLPSFYDDAHVGSLYLERAARVTDEARRYAREHGVRPAREDRLRIAAFGIDAQVAFCQPGASLFVPGAVEDSQRTLRWLYRNLDRITGLVFSMDTHRVFQIFHPGWWRDPDGQPPPPLTVITPADVRSGRWRATRHPEESLAYCERLEATGRYVLTVWPYHALLGGLSHALLPAMMEASLFHALARDTPTHIIQKGEEALTENYSVFSPEVTEVSGRTVGRFDQELFDHLLTFDRVYVFGQAKSHCVLSTLMDLKRRIEETDRSKMGRIHILEDAMSPVPAPPLEPLPPGLDFPRVANEAMRALQEAGMKVVRTTDPIEG; encoded by the coding sequence ATGTCGCTCCCCCTTCCGTCGTTCTATGACGATGCCCACGTGGGCTCGCTGTACCTGGAGCGCGCCGCGCGGGTGACGGACGAGGCGCGCCGCTACGCCCGGGAGCATGGGGTGCGCCCCGCGCGTGAGGATCGGCTGCGCATCGCCGCCTTCGGCATCGACGCGCAGGTGGCCTTCTGCCAGCCCGGGGCGAGCCTCTTCGTGCCGGGCGCCGTGGAGGACTCCCAGCGCACCCTACGCTGGCTGTACAGGAACCTGGATCGCATCACCGGGCTGGTGTTCTCCATGGACACCCACCGCGTCTTCCAGATCTTCCACCCCGGGTGGTGGCGGGATCCGGACGGCCAGCCGCCTCCGCCCCTCACGGTCATCACCCCGGCGGACGTGCGCTCGGGCCGGTGGCGCGCCACGCGGCATCCCGAGGAGAGCCTCGCCTACTGCGAGCGCCTGGAGGCCACGGGCCGCTACGTGCTCACGGTGTGGCCCTACCACGCGCTGCTCGGGGGGCTGAGCCACGCGCTGCTGCCGGCGATGATGGAGGCGAGCCTCTTCCACGCGCTGGCGCGCGACACGCCCACGCACATCATCCAGAAGGGCGAGGAGGCGCTCACGGAGAACTACTCGGTGTTCTCCCCCGAGGTGACGGAGGTGTCGGGGCGCACGGTGGGCCGGTTCGACCAGGAGCTCTTCGATCATCTGCTCACGTTCGACCGGGTGTACGTGTTCGGCCAGGCCAAGTCGCACTGCGTGCTGTCGACGCTGATGGACCTCAAGCGGCGCATCGAGGAGACGGACCGCTCGAAGATGGGGCGCATCCACATCCTGGAGGACGCGATGAGCCCGGTGCCCGCGCCGCCGTTGGAGCCGTTGCCGCCGGGGTTGGACTTCCCGCGCGTGGCGAACGAGGCGATGCGCGCGTTGCAGGAGGCGGGAATGAAGGTGGTGCGCACCACCGACCCGATCGAGGGGTGA
- a CDS encoding inorganic pyrophosphatase, translating to MATKNPPTHTFQAHPWHGISPGENAPESVTAYIEIVPTDTVKYELDKEAGILRLDRPQRFSSQCPTLYGFIPRTYCDELVARRCAERTGHKDIKGDGDPLDICVLTEKVIPAGALLVRAVPVGGFRMVDGNEADDKIIAVLESDLVYGTFQHVAQLPNALVERLKHYFLTYKQLPSQAKRSVEIVEMYDSAEAHEVIIRSMKDYQRVFGQPPAAKPRGRAKR from the coding sequence ATGGCCACAAAGAATCCGCCGACCCACACCTTCCAGGCCCATCCCTGGCATGGCATTTCCCCCGGTGAGAACGCTCCCGAGAGCGTCACCGCGTACATCGAGATCGTCCCCACCGACACGGTGAAGTACGAGCTCGACAAGGAGGCGGGCATCCTGAGGCTGGACCGGCCTCAGCGCTTCTCCAGCCAGTGCCCCACGCTCTATGGGTTCATCCCCCGGACCTACTGCGACGAGCTGGTCGCCAGGCGCTGCGCGGAGCGCACCGGCCACAAGGACATCAAGGGAGATGGGGATCCACTCGACATCTGCGTGTTGACGGAGAAGGTCATCCCCGCGGGGGCGCTGCTGGTGCGCGCCGTGCCGGTGGGGGGCTTTCGCATGGTCGACGGCAACGAGGCCGACGACAAGATCATCGCCGTGCTGGAGTCGGACCTGGTCTACGGGACCTTCCAGCACGTGGCGCAGCTGCCCAACGCGCTCGTGGAGCGGCTCAAGCACTACTTCCTGACGTACAAGCAGCTTCCCAGTCAGGCCAAGCGCTCGGTGGAGATCGTCGAGATGTACGACAGCGCCGAGGCCCACGAGGTCATCATCCGCAGCATGAAGGACTACCAGCGCGTGTTCGGCCAGCCCCCGGCGGCCAAGCCGCGCGGCCGCGCCAAGCGCTGA
- a CDS encoding methylase, with protein MTSPDRKTRGRTSPGRLQGLDAYLLHEERALLTRREDAWAHAAFVDVGFGEHPWTTLDSARAFRDVHPELPVVGVELDAHRVAAAQAHVDALTDFRQGGFSLPLRPGETVRLIRAMNLLRGYRPEDVPGIHHTLGGALLEGGLLVEGSTDTSGAVLVAHLLRRVPGGLSREALLFHTDFSRGFAPVLFRDWLPRDFRRRVKPGEPIHAFFARWTEAWEQARAAGPLSPPDAFRQSVLGLAERIEGLDTRAWLLEHGYVLWRPRGGVFQ; from the coding sequence ATGACCTCCCCGGACCGCAAGACACGAGGACGCACCTCCCCCGGGCGCCTCCAGGGGCTCGACGCGTACCTGCTCCACGAGGAGCGCGCGTTGCTCACCCGCCGGGAGGACGCCTGGGCCCATGCCGCCTTCGTGGACGTGGGCTTTGGCGAGCACCCGTGGACCACGCTCGACAGCGCCCGTGCCTTCCGGGATGTCCACCCGGAGCTCCCCGTGGTGGGCGTGGAGTTGGATGCCCACCGCGTGGCCGCCGCCCAGGCGCACGTGGACGCCCTCACCGACTTCCGGCAGGGCGGTTTCTCCCTGCCCCTGCGGCCCGGTGAGACGGTGCGCCTCATCCGCGCCATGAACCTGCTGCGCGGCTACCGTCCCGAGGACGTCCCCGGCATCCACCACACCCTGGGAGGAGCGCTGCTCGAGGGCGGGCTGCTCGTCGAGGGCAGCACGGACACGTCCGGCGCGGTGCTGGTCGCGCACCTGCTGCGGCGCGTGCCCGGGGGGCTGTCGCGCGAGGCCCTGCTGTTCCACACCGACTTCAGCCGCGGCTTCGCCCCCGTGCTCTTCCGGGACTGGCTGCCCCGGGACTTCCGCCGCCGGGTGAAGCCCGGAGAGCCCATCCACGCCTTCTTCGCGCGGTGGACGGAGGCCTGGGAGCAAGCGCGCGCGGCGGGCCCCCTGTCGCCCCCGGACGCCTTCCGCCAGTCCGTCCTGGGTCTGGCCGAGCGCATCGAGGGCCTCGACACGCGGGCCTGGCTGCTCGAGCACGGTTATGTGCTCTGGCGGCCACGCGGGGGCGTGTTTCAATAG
- a CDS encoding C45 family autoproteolytic acyltransferase/hydolase produces MTTQPLRVIECQGTPRRIGQQWGEACRESLRASAETFFFALSQGPSRTSRQDAVRMALQLEANVRAFEPEALELIRGQAEGAGLPYEEAFALQCMLELAVHCSQLGGMCTSVALTGEATADGQALLGQTIDWSPDARVDLLRIRHEDGREQLSLCLSGSPYYHLNSDGVGNCANLTLVAPRPCPSLLPLSVYIPRAMRQPSLSAAMEVLVSAARGIGYYHLADAQGRVVGIESTYDDHVLLRPERGVIVHANHYQSERFREQDFTHLVSPCTFGRKARIEELVAQEHGRHTPDSVMRMLADHGTPGGRLCLHDSPPAANAMPLETKATVVMAPARRTMWVAAGPGCREPFTEFRL; encoded by the coding sequence ATGACGACACAGCCACTACGAGTCATCGAGTGCCAGGGAACCCCCCGTCGGATTGGCCAGCAGTGGGGAGAGGCCTGCCGGGAGAGCCTGCGCGCCTCGGCCGAGACCTTCTTCTTCGCCCTGTCCCAGGGTCCCTCGCGCACCTCGCGACAGGACGCGGTGCGGATGGCGCTGCAATTGGAGGCCAACGTGCGCGCCTTCGAGCCGGAGGCGCTGGAGCTCATCCGGGGCCAGGCCGAGGGTGCCGGGCTCCCCTATGAGGAAGCCTTCGCGCTCCAGTGCATGCTGGAGCTGGCCGTGCACTGCTCACAGCTCGGAGGCATGTGCACCTCGGTGGCGCTCACGGGCGAGGCGACCGCGGATGGACAGGCACTCCTCGGACAGACGATCGACTGGAGTCCGGACGCCCGGGTGGATCTGCTGCGCATCCGCCATGAGGACGGACGCGAGCAACTGTCGCTGTGCCTGTCTGGCTCGCCCTACTACCACCTCAACAGCGACGGGGTGGGCAACTGCGCCAACCTCACGCTGGTGGCACCCCGGCCCTGCCCTTCCCTGCTGCCCCTGTCCGTGTACATCCCCCGGGCGATGCGCCAGCCGAGCCTCTCGGCGGCGATGGAGGTGCTCGTCTCGGCGGCGAGAGGCATTGGCTACTACCACCTGGCGGATGCCCAGGGGCGCGTGGTGGGCATCGAGAGCACGTACGACGACCACGTCCTGCTGCGGCCCGAACGGGGAGTCATCGTCCACGCCAATCACTACCAGTCCGAGCGCTTCCGGGAGCAGGACTTCACGCACCTGGTGTCGCCGTGCACGTTCGGACGAAAGGCACGCATCGAGGAGTTGGTGGCCCAGGAGCATGGCCGCCATACGCCGGACTCGGTGATGCGGATGCTCGCGGACCACGGCACGCCCGGGGGCCGGCTGTGCCTGCATGACTCGCCGCCCGCGGCCAACGCGATGCCGCTGGAGACAAAGGCCACGGTGGTGATGGCCCCCGCGCGCCGCACGATGTGGGTGGCGGCGGGGCCCGGGTGCCGCGAGCCGTTCACCGAGTTCCGTCTGTGA
- a CDS encoding NUDIX hydrolase: MRSPEVQRARQSLAPYARPAVAVDLVVLTLVDGALHVLLIRRGEPPFEGKLALPGGILRVGDGMEDQGEDLDVAAVRELHEETGLESRDVLLEQFATFGRPGRDPRMRVVSVAYYALVRPELARRVRAGGDAAEARWEAVERLDASTLAFDHEDILRVALARMREKLDTSSLAFSLVPERFTIPELRAVFSAVKGEPQDPGNFRRKVKRLIEDGVLEAAPGVRRTASKPAALYRFRAASPEPSARGHKGGTRPA; this comes from the coding sequence GTGAGGTCGCCCGAGGTCCAGCGGGCGCGCCAGTCGCTGGCTCCCTACGCGCGTCCGGCGGTGGCGGTGGACCTGGTCGTCCTCACGCTGGTGGACGGGGCGCTGCACGTGCTGCTCATCCGCCGGGGCGAGCCTCCCTTCGAGGGGAAGCTGGCGCTGCCGGGAGGCATCCTGCGCGTGGGCGACGGCATGGAGGACCAGGGCGAGGACCTGGACGTGGCGGCGGTGCGCGAGCTGCACGAGGAGACGGGGCTGGAGTCGCGGGACGTGCTGCTGGAGCAGTTCGCCACGTTCGGCCGGCCGGGGAGGGATCCGCGCATGAGGGTGGTCTCGGTGGCGTACTACGCCCTGGTGCGGCCCGAGCTGGCGCGGCGGGTGCGGGCGGGGGGAGACGCGGCGGAGGCGCGCTGGGAGGCGGTGGAGCGGCTGGACGCGAGCACCCTGGCGTTCGACCACGAGGACATCCTGCGGGTGGCGCTGGCGCGGATGCGCGAGAAGCTGGACACCTCGTCGCTGGCGTTCTCGCTGGTGCCCGAGCGCTTCACCATTCCGGAGCTGCGCGCGGTGTTCTCCGCGGTGAAGGGCGAGCCGCAGGATCCGGGCAACTTCCGCCGCAAGGTGAAGCGGCTCATCGAGGACGGGGTGCTGGAAGCGGCGCCCGGCGTGCGGCGCACCGCCTCCAAGCCCGCCGCGCTCTACCGCTTCCGCGCGGCGAGCCCGGAGCCGTCGGCGCGTGGGCACAAGGGCGGGACGCGTCCCGCCTGA